A genomic stretch from Theobroma cacao cultivar B97-61/B2 chromosome 4, Criollo_cocoa_genome_V2, whole genome shotgun sequence includes:
- the LOC18603533 gene encoding uncharacterized protein LOC18603533, whose product MVGLSVVLENQKSGSNIISKKTMLINRNSSSSGSKACSSSCVLLSARTNSQLNYPVPAFLEQCYLCKQKLLPGKDIYMYKGDSAFCSVECRCRQIFMDEEETLKKENCSLAAMKPSASSASSPSSASSASRHRKAARNRAGGFAY is encoded by the exons ATGGTGGGATTAAGTGTAGTTTTGGAGAATCAAAAGAGTGGTAGTAATATAATCAGTAAGAAAACTATGTTGATCAACAGAAACAGCAGCAGCAGCGGTAGCAAAGCTTGTTCTTCGAGTTGTGTGTTGTTGTCTGCTCGTACAAATTCTCAGTTAAACTACCCGGTTCCTGCTTTTCTTGAACAATGCTATCTTTGCAAACAGAAACTCTTACCTGGAAAAGACATCTACATGTACAA AGGGGACAGTGCTTTTTGTAGCGTGGAGTGTAGGTGCAGGCAAATTTTCATGGACGAAGAAGAGACTTTAAAGAAAGAGAACTGTTCTTTGGCAGCCATGAAACCTTCCGCTTCCtcagcttcttctccttcttcagCTTCTTCAGCTTCTCGCCACCGCAAAGCTGCAAGAAACCGAGCGGGTGGTTTCGCTTATTGA